The DNA region TAGTCATCCAAGCCGGCATCAAGAGATATTCGACCATCGATATCATTTCGCCTGGGGATGCGATCGGGACCGTAGTAGCTACAATTCTTGTATTGGCTATAATGGTACTCCTGCGTCTCGTAGGGAAAACTGATACGGGAACAGAAATCAGGCTCACTGGTTCCTAGTGTCCTTTTACATCCATCTTTTAAGCGATCGCGAATCATTTCATAAGACTCTCCTGGCGGCCATGCAAAGGCATTGGCACCCTTTCGTTGGTTGTCGAAAAGAAAACCTTCGAATTCAACCATATTATTGTCGACATGACCAATATTCAGGGTCACTTCACCATCTGAATTGGTTTGAACCAAATCCTCTTTGACCATCTTACCTTTGACACCTTGGGGCTTTTTGAATGGATTCTTTCGGCCATCTTTATAAGCTTCATCAAGAAATTTTTGAAGATCTTCGGGATCATCGGTGGGGTCATTTTCATGCATTTTTTTAACGGTATAGTTTGCGACATTTACAGAAAGAGTCATACTTTCAGCATACTCAGGATTAGGCATGAGGTGCATCTTGCCATTGGCCTTATACATAACATTGCCATCGGTGTTTCGTAGCGGCTTCATAAAACGACAGTGGTCGACGTTGCAGATTTCACCGTTTTCAGAGGAACACAACCGAGATGGATCATTATGTCTGATACGAGCATCCCTGGCTAGTTTAATCGAGCTATCTTCTGGATGCTCTGTAGTTGCTTTTACTTGAAAGTAAGATTCCGTGGAGTTCTTACCAATAACGTTATTCACATCCGGAGTATCAAGTTTAGCGACAACTTCCACAGTCGTCGTGATGTCAAACCCTTGAATGCAGTTGGAACTTTCGTTCTTCAAAATGTCAGTGTTATCGCGATCAACAAATACGTCAGAATTTGTAATGTCCGGCTTTAGGCAGTTTGTAATCTGAAGAGTATTTCCTTTTAGCTCCCAGTTCTTGTGGGTTCCTCCACCTCGAACGCGAGAACCCGTCTTCGTATCGAGGTCCTTATTCTTTTCAAAGCCACTCCCGGCCTTGTTTGGTACAATGATACTATTTCCCGCCAGCTGCGAGGTAAGAGCGAGTGCTGCCTCGTTTGCCATTTGCAAATAGAACTTGCTAACGGTCCGTTTCTGGGATTTTAAGGACTGTTCCGCAACGAAGTTTGCGATCTTAACGCCACCGACGATGCCTCCAGCTACAACCAATGCCATCACTAAGGGGGCTGCTCCTGATTCCCCTCTTAGGGACCAAATATTTTTATGCCTCATTCTACAACCTCACTCTCATTATTTCTCTAACATCAAGACTTTGGTTCTAGGTCTGGCTTTAGATACTGAACGTTACCCGTGTTGCTGGGGGGTAAAAGCATCTGGCGTTTGATCCAACGGACTCGTTTTGTCTTATCTTCGTGCTTGCGATTTTTCTGACTGATGATAGCTGCCCAAATGTAGACTTTGTGAAACCTTGTGTTGTTGTCATAGACAAGGCAGGCAGCTCCTGCGACTGCATGCCGAGAAAGTCGCTGACCACGAGTCCTGGGAAACGTGCGGCGCCCCACTCCTTCAATATCGATGACTGCTTCGGTTCTTTGACCAACACCACAGTCAACCAAGGACAAAAGGTTCCGACACTCGGGGACGTCAACAACATGCTGATCCAGGTAATCCTGATTCATTACAGGTAAGAATGTCTGTAGCGTATCTGGTGCGCCTATACACCTTGTGCCGATGCTAAAGATTCTCTGTTTACTGTCGTTGCGATCGAATACGTTCATGGTAGTGCCGATCGTGAAATTCTCAAACTCGTCCTGAATTTCCCAACGCTCTAGTTTGGGGTCATCAGATGGAGATTCTGGGTCGAACGCGGTGGTATATAGATTTTTGCGGACAACTGTCATCCATTGTAGAATTTCATCACGGGAATTGGAGTAGGCTTCTAGCGTCGAGGATGAACTTAGGATGCGAGGAATAAACTTGCCTGCTCCCATAATGATAACTGAAAGTATGGCAACGCTAATCATCATCTCAATGAGAGAAAAGCCCGAATTTGAACCTATACGCTTCTTCATGGCCCCTCCAAGGTTAAACCCTTGACAGCCTTTGATATATAGAGCCTGCCATCACTTTTGCTTAGAGAGTAGCCAAGATTATTTTCCGTCGAAGCTGCTTCTGAAAAGCGGTGTACGGCGTAGACAACTTGAAGTCCGCGGCCAGAAAACTCGTTCTGCTTATTGCATTCAATAGGAATACCGCGGTTGAAGTCCCAGAAAGTTCCCTTCATTTCAACAATAGCATTTTCAAGTAAGGCACACTGATAAAGAGAGTTTCTAGTAGACCGATCTACATTTTGTACGATACTAGGATACTTACAACGCTCGAAGACCTGGAGGATTTTTTTAGCCGGGTTTGAACTACCTTGTTTTGCTTGTACTTCCGCCCAAAAACTCTCGTGAGATTCAAAAACTTTTGTAGCCTGGATCGTATCGACCTTGTCAGGCTCGTTATACTCACTTTCCAGGTCGATGTAGTTGCCGAGGTACATGTAGCTCTGGGCATGAGAACGGGCTTTTCTGATTTCGCGAACAATCTCGAAGAGGTTATTACCTTTACACTGCTCGGAAGTCGGGAATTCAGTAATACGCCGCTGCAAGTTTTCCCAAAAAAGTTCAGCTTCGTAGCGTATCATCTGATCTGATTCGTAAACAAGATCTGCAGCCTGTGCGACTCGACGAGCCTTCATATTGTTGACAATGCTTTGGGAGCCCCAATAGAAAGACGCTATCAGGAGGACAACGCTGAGCATGGTCTCTATTAGTGTTGCACCGCCTTCGCTGCGAAGCGAAAGAACATTAGAAGGAGCGGTATGAGTCTTGTCAGTGAACCGTTGCATAGCACTTCCCAACTGATCGTTACGTTATATTGACTCTAATTCTTACAAGGCGTGAGATTTGATATTCGATCCGAGCTTAACTATTATTCGGTTAGGGCTGAGGCGGGCATGAGTGAAAAGCGAATCACGGATTTAAATGGAATAAACCCCTTTAATATCGATGGGTATCCGTTGCTAAATATCGCCGAATTAGGATTCTTGCAGCTTCTATCTTACTCTAAAAATGTACTTGAGGTGGGTTTTCACCCTTATCGTCCGCAAGGTAGGCCGAAGCCTTTTCTTCCAAGTATAAACGGTGACGCCGCAGGTCTTCTGCTTCGTGTATATTGGTTTGAAGTAGTATGAGTCGGTCCACTTGCCGAATCATCTCTGCTAGTCGTATGTATATGGGGTGAACCATCTTAAAACTCCCTTCATCAAGTACTATGCTACCTGCAAGAAAGAGACCTTACTAGTGGTAAGCTAAGTCAGGTGCTTGAAGCCATGGAGCTTGACTAATTTCTGAACACTGAATAACGAGGCGACAGAAACGCTTAACGAGTTGAGAGGCGAGAAACTGCTTTTTGAACTTTGAAGGGGTGGATCGTTTGAATTCCTAAGTCAATCGCTTTCGGGCTTGTACTTCGAGGAGCGATGATAGTGCGATAAATTTGGGCCTTGGAGTGTTTCTTAAAATCGATTTGATTTAAATGGACCCGAATACAGCGAGCCAACGGTGAATCCATAGTCTCGTTGCGAATGCCCATAAAGTGGGCTTTGCCCATCTGGTCAATCAAGAAAACGATCATAACCTGACGCTTCTGTCGTTTGTTGGTTTTGGGAGCGAAGCAGTGATCAAATTGCGAATTCTCGCCAAACAAAGAATCTTCAAGGCTTTCGGAACCTGTCAGAGAACAAGAGCTTATGAAAATAGCTGGCAAGATAAATCTTAAAATGCGAAAACCCAAAGTAACCTCGTTCTTTAAAGTCTATGTCCAAGCGAGGAATCGTGAAAGCGACCCGAATTATAGTGCTAATCTCTCCCGAGTTCTAGTCAGTAGTGATGACTTCCTTAGTCGTGATACTCGGCTTGCCAATATCGAGAGTTCATACAATTTTCATGGTAGCGATCGTCAAAAAAATGCGGTTGTTCCTTGTCATCAGTGGATTTCCAGCTGGCTTGTCGATCACAGGCTTGCAAGTCGTTCACGAGTTTGCGGTCAAGTGCTGATTCGGAAAGATCTTCAGCTCCATCGTAGGTGTACTCAATTCGCTCAGGAACGGAGGTGCAGGCACCCAACCAGATACCCATCAAGGTACCAAAGGCAAATTTCATCATAATCTGGGTCTCCGACTCACAATCTGTGGTTTTTCGCTTATGAAGCAAGGGGAGTACCAATGGCAGATCCCGATGATTTCCGGGGATTAGGGCTCGATTATTTTGTAGAAAAGCTATCCACTATCGGAAAGCCATACAACGGAGGCGAGTGAAGGGTTTCGGCGACACCTACCTGTCACAAAAATGCCAGGCACGCTACGATAAACATTCCATTGCGCCTTATCTGAAATCGGCCTAGAATACACACTTTGTTGACTATATCAAACTGTCGGAGTGTGGGGCATGAGCCAGTACGAGGGACGGCTATTAATCGTCGATGACGATGTGAATACGTGTAAATTTTGGCAGGCTGCACTGGGTGAAGAGGGTTTCCGCGTCGACTTTTGTCACACTCTAAGTGATATGAAGGACGTCACAAAGAGATACTTTGTTGATGCTATACTGCTCGACTTGGACTTAGGGGAAGAAAGCGGTTTGGATGGTTTACCATTCCTAGTTTCAGAGTCTCCGTTTTCTCGGATCTTTATTCTCACTGCAAATGCCTCCCTTGATTCAGCGGTCGATGCTTTCCGGAGTGGGGTTTTCGACTATATTACGAAAGACACCAATCCCGAAGACATTGCCCAGAAGGTTCGCGATAGCCTATCAAAATCTTCAGTAGAATCCCATGTCGCCAAGGAAGAGGTTACCAAGATTGGGTTAATAGGTCAGGGGCAAAGGTTTTCAGAGCTGTGCACCACCATTGATCAAGTCAAGGATGTCGACTCAACGGTTTTGATTTTGGGAGAGTCGGGAACTGGTAAAGAGATCGTTGCACGAGCCTTGCATCGGCTGTCTTCCCGCAAGCAGATGCGCTTTGAGGCCATTAACTGCGCGGCGATTCCTGAGAGCCTCTTGGAGTCTGAACTATTCGGCCACAAGAAAGGTGCCTTTACCGATGCAAGTAGCGATCGGAAGGGCATTTTCGAGCTTTGCAACAAGGGCACACTCCTTCTCGATGAAATTGGCGACATGCCCTTGAGCTTGCAGACTAAGTTGCTTCGAGTACTCCAAGAAAAGGAAGTGGTTCCTGTAGGCTCATCCAAGCCCATAAAAATAGATACCCGAGTGATAGCGGCGACTCACCGCGATCTCCTGGAAGAGATCCAATCGGGTCGCTTTCGCGAAGACTTGTACTATCGTCTCTCAGTAGTACCAGTAAATATTCCGCCTTTGAGACATCGTAAAGATGACATTGGTGTATTACTGGAACACTTCTTGAAGGAGCTTAATAAGCGCTTTAACAAAGAGGTGCTACCACCAAGTACAGATGTGCTACGTCGGATCATGTCTTACGACTGGCCCGGAAATGTTAGAGAGCTTAAGAACGCCGTTGAGCGAGCCGTGGTGCTCTCTCCCGATGGAAAGATCCATGTGGAGCACCTGTTCCGCCACCTTCACAAAGTTGACTTTGACGAAGAGGCCGAGGGGAATTCCTCGGGGGGCGAAGGGGTCACTCTGGGGGGCGAGATTTTCGATATGGCCCTGACAGATGCAAAACAGGCCTTTGAGAAACAGTATTTGGAAAGGCTCTTAAGCAAGACAGGCGGAAACATTGCAGAACTGGCCCGCCGTTGCGGTCGATATAGAGCAGATATCTATAGACTTTTTGAAAAGTACGACATCGATCACCAGTCCTATCGGCAAGATGGAGGAAAGGCTGAAACTTAGGAGATGCTCGATAATTTTACCGGCAGAAATATGGTACAATCACCTGTCTACACATGGGGAGCGGATCAATGAAGCCGATTGGTAAGCCAGAGCGCGTTTTAACAACAGGCTATATGGCGACTCTGGTGGTGATTGCTCTCCTAACGGGTGTTTCAACACTTTTCCAGGTTCGATACATTTCAGTTGAAGAGAATGCTGCCGATGCAGTCGCTAACATTGCCCAGCAGCAGATTCGAGTCCAAGAGATGGCTCTTGTGGTGAATCGCCTGTCTAACACAATTCTCGATAGCTACACAGACGAGGATCGGCAAAGGCTCCTGCATCTGGCTGATGTGTTGGAGGAAAAGCACCAGCATTTGATGAAAAAGTTTGAAGCAGACTCAGTCTTTCTTTGGGATATCACAGACTCAACTTTATTGAGTCAAGGTGATGTCGAAACCTATACGAGGCTTGAGGTGCTCATTGGCAAGTACTTACAGAACACGAGGTATATCGCTAATGCTGGGGATCGGGTTACAGATCTCGATGAACTATTGATAGAAATCGAATCTCTGAGTCGATCGATCCTGACTAGCTTTGAAACTATCTTAGGAACTTATGCTTCAGAACGAGAAGAGAAGGTTCGCTCCTACTTAGACTTTCAGATCATGGGGTTTTTCTTTGTGGTGGGAGTGCTACTTCTTGTCGGCATGTTTGTTTTTCGACCCATAGCCAATCATATTCGGCAGTTTCGTCTCGATCTTGAAAAATCCCAACGGGAAGCCGAGCGGGCGAGCAATATCAAGACTGATTTTCTCACTAATATCAGTCATGAGATACGAACACCTCTGAGCGGTATCCTTGGTTTTACCGATATCTTATTGAGTGACTCGGATTGTACCGGCGAGCGCCGCGATCATGTGTTTTCTATCAAAAGAAGTGCCAAGCATCTGAAGACTTTGATTGACGATTTGCTCGATCTATCGAAGGTTGAATCGGGCAAGATCGAGATAAACCTTGAAGAAGTGAATCTAATGAGGGTCCTCCACGAGGTTGTCTCCATCGTTGAAGTAAAGATGAAAGACAAGGGCTTAGACTTTCGAACTCAGTTCCAGTCAGAGATTCCTGAGCATGTGATCAGCGATGGCATTCGTGTCACTCAAGTACTTGTTAATATCCTTGGTAATGCCGCAAAATTTACTGATGAAGGCCGGGTTTTATTGCAAGTTTCAGCGGCTCAAAAGGACAACACCGCGACGCAACTAAGGTTTACCATCGTCGATACGGGCTGTGGAATTCCACCTGATAAAACCAAAAAGCTCTTTAAGCGATTTTCTCAGGTTCATAGCTCCTTGGTTCAGAAAACTGAAGGTACTGGTCTTGGTCTTGCTTTATCGAAGCATCTGGCCAAATTACTCAAAGGTGACCTCGTACTAGTCAATAGTCGCCCTGGGATGGGCAGTACCTTCCAGTTTACCGTGCCATGCGAAGTGCCAGTGGGAACCAAAACGGTATCTGAGTTTTCTCCTATGGAGGATGACCCCGATGATGTTGTGGAAGCTGAGACATTCCAAGGTTTCTTGGAGGGGGTTAAGGTTCTCCTTGTAGAAGACGGTCACGATAATCAAAGGATCTACAATTACTTCCTTAAGCTTTCTGGAGCGACAGTCATTTCCTGCTGGGATGGCGAGGCCGGTTTGGAACAAGCTACAAATAACAGCGATATCGACATTATTTTGATGGATATTCAATTACCGAAGATTGACGGCTACACTGCGACAAATGAACTGCGGGTTCGAGGAATCAAGACCCCTATTATTGCTCTGACAGCACACGCCATGCGAGAAGAAAAAGAGCGTTGTCTTCGCTCTGGGTTTAGTGCCTATGTTTCAAAGCCTGTTTCCATTCCATCGCTGATGCGAACGATTCGATCGACGCTTAGGAAAAAAACACCAATGAAAAAAGAGACTCAATCACCAGTGATCCGATCGAAGTACCACGATCGAGAGGTCTATCGCCCGATGATCATCGAGTTTATAGATACTCTATCCTGCCGGGTTGAAGAGCTACAATCGGCTTATGATGGTGAAGATTGGCTGCAGCTTCAAAAACTTGCCCATAAATTGAAAGGAGCTGGTAGCACATATGGCTTTACTGATATCAGCAGACTTACTGAAACCATTGAATCGCGATCGAAGGAGATGGGCGATAGCAGCGAGAATTCCGAGGAACGGTCTATCCTCGGTAATGTGCTCAAACAGCTAAGCCAAGTTTGTGAACAGGTGAAGCAGGGTGGTGAAGATCTGAAGGAAAACTCCTCGAAAGCCTGATTTTAATGTATGAATCTCAATACAGTACTGGGCCGACTGTAGGGATTAAGTTTCAGAATCATCATACCAATAGCCAAGATAGCTACAAATACTACCGTAATTACCCTGGAATGCTTCCTGCACCTCTGCTGCAAGGAGGTACAAATGGATAGCGAACATCTGCGTCCCAAAATGTTATTACTGGAACCAGATTTTCTCTGGCGCAGGACTATGGCGCGCTTTGCCGAAAAACATGGCTTTCGTGTGCAACTTGTCACTTCATTTTCAGAGCTGAAAAAGCGCTGGCATAAGTTTGAACCAGATGTGCTTGTCACCAGCAATGATGTACGTCACCACAAAACCGCTTCTGAGATGACCTATCTTTTTGGCAGAACGCCAACACTGATTATATACGGCGCTTCCCAGCGCCGAAAAAGTTTACCAAAAGATCCCTACACAGAGGGCATTGCCAGAAATCAAGGGGCGATAAGTATCTGTGAAAAAGCAAAAAACATGATAAAAGAACTCTGAATCAATAATCCTTAATACCAAAAAATATATTTTTTGAACGCTATTCAGCGGACAAATTGAACTTTATAGGAGTTATCCATGGGAACGAAGACGAGAGCCAATGCCCGATACGAAGCGATAGCCAAGATGAGTTCGAGAAAGATTCGGACCTTCAATCGACCAGAGGCCTCGAATGGCGCAGTCATGAGTATTCCGCAATACTTTGGTTGCAACACCTTTGGTTGGGACCTCATGAGCCAGCGCTTGCCAAAAGATGATGTTCAAGAATTACGTGAGGTGTCTCCAAGTCGGCGAAAGTTGACTCCAGAACTGGCGGACAAGGTTGCCTATGCAGTAAAAGAATGGGCGATTGCCAAGGGGGCAACTCACTATTGTCACTGGTTCCAACCGCAAACAGGTGGCACTGCAGAAAAACACGATGCTTTCTTTTCGTTCGATAAAAGTGGCGGGGCTATCGACCACTTTACTGGCAACGAACTGATGCAACAGGAACCCGATGCATCCAGTTTTCCTAGTGGTGGACGACGCTCAACGTTCGAAGCTCGCGGCTACACAGCTTGGGATGCCACGTCACCAATGTTCTTGATGGAAACTGACAACGGCTTCACCCTTTGTATTCCATCTATTTTTATTTCCTACTCAGGGGAACACCTGGACGAGAAAACTCCGTTGCTTCGATCGATCACAACAGTCAGTGATCATGCGAAGGAATCACTGGAACTTCTTGGCGAGCAGAACTTCAGCCATGTTGTAAGCAATTGCGGGCCGGAACAAGAATATTTTGTAATAGATCGCGCACTTTATGAACTGAGACCCGATCTAGTCCTTGCTGGCAGAACTGTGCTCGGTGCGATGCCACCCAAGCATCAGCAGCTTAGTGACCACTACTTCGGTTCAATCAAGCAGCGAGTCGTGAACTTTATGATGGAGTGTGAGCATGAGCTATATAAGCTTGGAGTGCCATGCAAGACGAGGCACAATGAGGTGGCCCCATCTCAGTGTGAGTCAGCTCCCATCTATGAATTTGCAAATATTGCAGCGGATCACAACCAGCTAACAATGGAGATCATCCGACAGGTGGCCAAGCGGCACGACCTAGTCGCGCTTTTCCACGAGAAACCATATGCTGGTATGAACGGGTCAGGCAAGCATTTGAACTGGTCGTTGGCTACCAATACTGGGACAAACTTACTGGATCCAGGCGATAAGCCTCATGAAAATATCCGTTTCCTATACTTTCTAACGGCAACCATTAAAGCGGTTCACGATTGGTCCAAGCTACTTCGCTTGAGTGTAGCATCCGCAGGAAACGACTTCCGTCTTGGTGCCAATGAAGCACCACCGGCAATCATGAGCGTTTTCTTAGGGCAAACATTATCTAGTATCTTGGAACAGCTAGGTTCTGGCGAGGACCCTACACCATCCGAAACTGAAATCAATCTAGACATAGCCCGGATTCCTGTCATTGCGAAGGATAATACCGATCGCAACCGAACCTCACCCTT from Pseudobacteriovorax antillogorgiicola includes:
- a CDS encoding ATP-binding protein, which gives rise to MKPIGKPERVLTTGYMATLVVIALLTGVSTLFQVRYISVEENAADAVANIAQQQIRVQEMALVVNRLSNTILDSYTDEDRQRLLHLADVLEEKHQHLMKKFEADSVFLWDITDSTLLSQGDVETYTRLEVLIGKYLQNTRYIANAGDRVTDLDELLIEIESLSRSILTSFETILGTYASEREEKVRSYLDFQIMGFFFVVGVLLLVGMFVFRPIANHIRQFRLDLEKSQREAERASNIKTDFLTNISHEIRTPLSGILGFTDILLSDSDCTGERRDHVFSIKRSAKHLKTLIDDLLDLSKVESGKIEINLEEVNLMRVLHEVVSIVEVKMKDKGLDFRTQFQSEIPEHVISDGIRVTQVLVNILGNAAKFTDEGRVLLQVSAAQKDNTATQLRFTIVDTGCGIPPDKTKKLFKRFSQVHSSLVQKTEGTGLGLALSKHLAKLLKGDLVLVNSRPGMGSTFQFTVPCEVPVGTKTVSEFSPMEDDPDDVVEAETFQGFLEGVKVLLVEDGHDNQRIYNYFLKLSGATVISCWDGEAGLEQATNNSDIDIILMDIQLPKIDGYTATNELRVRGIKTPIIALTAHAMREEKERCLRSGFSAYVSKPVSIPSLMRTIRSTLRKKTPMKKETQSPVIRSKYHDREVYRPMIIEFIDTLSCRVEELQSAYDGEDWLQLQKLAHKLKGAGSTYGFTDISRLTETIESRSKEMGDSSENSEERSILGNVLKQLSQVCEQVKQGGEDLKENSSKA
- a CDS encoding sigma-54-dependent transcriptional regulator produces the protein MSQYEGRLLIVDDDVNTCKFWQAALGEEGFRVDFCHTLSDMKDVTKRYFVDAILLDLDLGEESGLDGLPFLVSESPFSRIFILTANASLDSAVDAFRSGVFDYITKDTNPEDIAQKVRDSLSKSSVESHVAKEEVTKIGLIGQGQRFSELCTTIDQVKDVDSTVLILGESGTGKEIVARALHRLSSRKQMRFEAINCAAIPESLLESELFGHKKGAFTDASSDRKGIFELCNKGTLLLDEIGDMPLSLQTKLLRVLQEKEVVPVGSSKPIKIDTRVIAATHRDLLEEIQSGRFREDLYYRLSVVPVNIPPLRHRKDDIGVLLEHFLKELNKRFNKEVLPPSTDVLRRIMSYDWPGNVRELKNAVERAVVLSPDGKIHVEHLFRHLHKVDFDEEAEGNSSGGEGVTLGGEIFDMALTDAKQAFEKQYLERLLSKTGGNIAELARRCGRYRADIYRLFEKYDIDHQSYRQDGGKAET
- a CDS encoding Hint domain-containing protein, whose protein sequence is MRHKNIWSLRGESGAAPLVMALVVAGGIVGGVKIANFVAEQSLKSQKRTVSKFYLQMANEAALALTSQLAGNSIIVPNKAGSGFEKNKDLDTKTGSRVRGGGTHKNWELKGNTLQITNCLKPDITNSDVFVDRDNTDILKNESSNCIQGFDITTTVEVVAKLDTPDVNNVIGKNSTESYFQVKATTEHPEDSSIKLARDARIRHNDPSRLCSSENGEICNVDHCRFMKPLRNTDGNVMYKANGKMHLMPNPEYAESMTLSVNVANYTVKKMHENDPTDDPEDLQKFLDEAYKDGRKNPFKKPQGVKGKMVKEDLVQTNSDGEVTLNIGHVDNNMVEFEGFLFDNQRKGANAFAWPPGESYEMIRDRLKDGCKRTLGTSEPDFCSRISFPYETQEYHYSQYKNCSYYGPDRIPRRNDIDGRISLDAGLDDYEKRASLVSYSDWKPTASTNEGMRVIKDNRTKWVDQDCHSDFTDSKKSEVDNNVCHDFSGIREGVVEVEEIRSETVALENTCKKYDNEQACKQEANCQWLEAISKSKNDDDDDKNKDKSNQGSLSGECTMVKSTSNVFQRRVRSYEWKTECEYKDAPANAGTKNDLTVCFYLEYFDIMDRNNCRRETSSRICRNNNGCFIAGTEIKMADGRIKNIEDLKEGEFVYNPSTQAPAEVESVIVGNQKRELYKIFYSDRSVTATYNHPFATSAGFKDAIELKVGDYIITESLDEVKIQKIERLPIESGRLVWNLKLKQTSGSQTVSLDQHTFVANGLATGDFFIQGASRKKLKELSKAEAESQDFIRFLQNKGMLK
- a CDS encoding glutamine synthetase III — its product is MGTKTRANARYEAIAKMSSRKIRTFNRPEASNGAVMSIPQYFGCNTFGWDLMSQRLPKDDVQELREVSPSRRKLTPELADKVAYAVKEWAIAKGATHYCHWFQPQTGGTAEKHDAFFSFDKSGGAIDHFTGNELMQQEPDASSFPSGGRRSTFEARGYTAWDATSPMFLMETDNGFTLCIPSIFISYSGEHLDEKTPLLRSITTVSDHAKESLELLGEQNFSHVVSNCGPEQEYFVIDRALYELRPDLVLAGRTVLGAMPPKHQQLSDHYFGSIKQRVVNFMMECEHELYKLGVPCKTRHNEVAPSQCESAPIYEFANIAADHNQLTMEIIRQVAKRHDLVALFHEKPYAGMNGSGKHLNWSLATNTGTNLLDPGDKPHENIRFLYFLTATIKAVHDWSKLLRLSVASAGNDFRLGANEAPPAIMSVFLGQTLSSILEQLGSGEDPTPSETEINLDIARIPVIAKDNTDRNRTSPFAFTGNKFEFRALGSSQSISSPIAYLNTAMAQALKEMNDSLRSIAGGNKPSEKQILEVISKTYKSCKAVCFEGDGYSEEWHQEAESRGLPNLKNTPEALQTLLDEKTRKLLIDHEIFGSGEELDARYNVLIERYNMLKMIEFQSLENLVATHVIPSLSQYLGDVAGSYKSVTDVLGDGATKSQKRDLENLNELLQSMSDSHRQLSDFIHSSAETDDEGKLGDDISNKGLEIAQKLEELSAQAEEKIDDMLWTLPKYREMIFSL
- a CDS encoding prepilin-type N-terminal cleavage/methylation domain-containing protein, which produces MKKRIGSNSGFSLIEMMISVAILSVIIMGAGKFIPRILSSSSTLEAYSNSRDEILQWMTVVRKNLYTTAFDPESPSDDPKLERWEIQDEFENFTIGTTMNVFDRNDSKQRIFSIGTRCIGAPDTLQTFLPVMNQDYLDQHVVDVPECRNLLSLVDCGVGQRTEAVIDIEGVGRRTFPRTRGQRLSRHAVAGAACLVYDNNTRFHKVYIWAAIISQKNRKHEDKTKRVRWIKRQMLLPPSNTGNVQYLKPDLEPKS
- a CDS encoding response regulator, whose protein sequence is MDSEHLRPKMLLLEPDFLWRRTMARFAEKHGFRVQLVTSFSELKKRWHKFEPDVLVTSNDVRHHKTASEMTYLFGRTPTLIIYGASQRRKSLPKDPYTEGIARNQGAISICEKAKNMIKEL